The proteins below come from a single Arthrobacter sp. B1I2 genomic window:
- a CDS encoding VOC family protein: MRLKMCSLHVQDPAAAHAFYTGTLGFDTLMAMPEHNLYIIKDPGADDSSVGLLLEPSDNPIGANYMNAVREAGLPAIVFGVPDVQAEYDRLVAAGVSFKTPPAMDPFGTSAVFDDGCGNFVQIHQD, from the coding sequence ATGCGACTGAAAATGTGCAGCCTCCACGTCCAGGATCCCGCCGCCGCCCACGCTTTCTATACGGGAACGCTGGGCTTCGACACGCTCATGGCCATGCCGGAGCACAACCTTTACATCATCAAGGATCCGGGGGCGGACGACTCATCAGTTGGCCTTCTCCTGGAGCCCAGCGACAACCCGATCGGCGCGAACTACATGAACGCCGTGCGGGAGGCGGGCCTTCCGGCAATCGTCTTTGGGGTCCCCGACGTGCAGGCGGAGTACGACAGGCTGGTGGCCGCAGGGGTCAGCTTCAAGACTCCGCCCGCCATGGATCCGTTCGGGACCAGCGCCGTGTTCGACGACGGCTGCGGCAACTTTGTCCAGATCCACCAGGACTGA